CGCCGGGCGGCCGCGGCATGTATGCCGATATTGTGGAGATGGAAGCACCCCGCAGCATGCGGTTCAAACACTTGGGCGAAATAGTAGATTTTGAAGAAACAACGCCTCCGGAAAATTGGTCTGACAACATTGAAGCTTATCAATTGGAGGCAACTGCTGCAGGCACCAAGCTGCATGTGTCGGTAGATACACTGGAAGCATACTGCGGTCCATTTGAAGACATGTTTCCTAAAGCTTTGGAAATAGTAAAAGCATTATCGGAAGATTTTCAGATACACATCAGCACCCATGTACTGGCTGATATTGAAACCGTATGGCAGTGCTTTACCCAGCCCGAACACGTTACACAATGGAATCAGGCATCGGACGATTGGCATACTCCACATGCCGAAGCTGACCTGCGGGTGGGCGGCTCCTTTACCCACCGCATGGAAGCCAAAGACGGCAGCATGGGATTTGATTTTATCGGCACGTTTGATGTGGTAGAACCTTTTACCCGCCTGGCGTATCACATGGAAGATGGCCGTAAGGTCAACGTTACTTTCACGGAAACAGATACGGGCACACAGGTACACGAAGCTTTCGATCCGGAATATGAAAACAGCTTCGAATTGCAATACGCCGGCTGGGGTGCCATTTTGGAAAGTTTCCGACAGTATACTGAAGGCCAGCACGAATAGCAAGATGATGTTTGCATGAAAACTACACCCCGTACGCTTGGGTTGGCTACGGCCATTAGTTTGGTAGTGGCCAATATGGTGGGCAGTGGCATTTATACCAGCCTTGGTTTTCAGTTGCAAAACATGCAGAGCCTGTTTGCCGTACTGATGCTTTGGGTAGTGGGCGGTTTGGTGGCATTGTGTGGCAGCCTGGTATATGGCGAGTTGGGCGCTGCGTTTCCGCAGAATGGCGGCGAGTATAATTTCTTGTCGCAACTCTATAGTCCGTTATTGGGCTTCCTTAGCGGATGGATCAGTGCGATTGTAGGTTTTGCAGCCCCTGTAGCGGCAGTATGCATTGCATTGGGCAACTATCTGCACAGTGTATTTCCAACTTTACCTGTTTTGACCACTGCTGTGTTGGCGCTGCTTTGCATCACCGCTATACATGCCTATAAAACCTCGTTGGGAGCAAGGTTTCAGCAGATAAGTACACTGCTCAATGTGGGCGTAATGCTGTTGCTCATCATCAGCGGTCTGAGTGTGATGCATCCGCAAACCATCAACGTAGCACCAAGCAAAGCCGGCTGGCAGGAAATCTTCAGCAATCCAAACTTCGTGACCAATTTGTATTGGGTAAGCTATGCGTATACCGGTTGGAATGCGGCTAGCTATATAGCCGGCGAAATAAAACAACCCGGCCGCAACTTGCCATTGGCGCTTATCATTGGCAGTGTGCTGGTCATGTTGCTGTACCTGTGCATCAATTATGCGTTTTTGTATGCCGCTCCTGTCAGTGCTTTGCAAGGGCAGCTTGAAGTAGGATTTGTAGCCGCACAATACATGCTCGGCAGCAATGGCGCCCAATTGTTTGGCATCATCATTTCCATTTCTCTCATCAGCACGATTAGTGCCATGACCTTTGCCGGCCCAAGGGTTACGGCCCGGCTTGGCCACGAAGTACAAGCCCTGCAAGTGTTGGGGCGCATCAACAGACATGGTGTACCCGGCATCGCCATTGTGGCACAAAGCCTCATTGCATTAGTGCTTGTCTTATTCAATCAGTTTCAATTGGTGATTGACATTATTGGTTTTACCCTAAGCCTGAGCACCAGCCTTACGGTAGCCGGTGTGTTTATATTACGACGCAAGCATGCTCATCTGCAACCCGCTTACCGCACATGGGGTTATCCTGTTACACCCATCCTTTTTTTACTCATCAATGCATGGATACTGTACTACGGATTTATGCAAAAATGGCAAGCAAGTTTGGGCGGATTGCTCATCATCGTTTTGGGTGCTGGGCTATGGTGGTGGAATAAAAAAAGCGGAACGCCAACAAGCATTCCGCCGAACAAGGGGTAAGCAATCGGACTTATTGACTGACGGCAGGTGACTTGCCGGATACAACAGGATCTGCTTGCATTAGAAAAGGACTTTTACCATCGGTAATAATCACTTTGGCATTGTTGCTTTTCGACAACTCTTTAAAGGCTTCAATAGCCCGCCATTGTATGAGCAAGGGATTCAATCCTTCGCTGATAATTTTTTGTGCATCTCTGATGCCGGCAGCTTCCAGCTTTTTACGCTCCGCTTCCTGTTTTTCTCTGTCCAGTACAAACTGCATTCTGAACGCTTCTTGCTCTGCCCGCAATCTTTCTTCAATGGCCATGGTGAGTTCCTTGGGCAGCTTCACACTTTTCAGCAACACGCCTTCTACAATAATGCCTCTGGGTTCGAGGTATTTGGCCATATCGGCCTGCATCGTTTTTTCAATATTGGCCCGCTCGGCTGTATGCAAATCTTTTGCATTAAAACGGGCACTTACATCCCGTACCACACTTCTGAAAACGGGCGATATCACTACTTCTTCATAATTCTCGCCCACGTTCCTGAGCAGGTCAGGAATTTTTGCCCGATCGATCCGGTACAAAATGCTCATTTCACTTTGTACGGTCAGCCCTTCTTTGGTAGGCAGGTCGGCATTGGTAGCCAGGTTGATGGTACTGATGGGCACTTTAATGATGCTGGACCATGGCCCCACGGTGTACATGCCACTGCTTCTTACTTTGTCTTCAATGGTGCCAGTGCGGCGTTTTACACCAACTTCATTTTGTTTTACAGTCACACAACTGCTTAATGTAATGAGTGGTAATACGAGTGTCAACAATTGCTTCATAATCGATACAATTTTGAAAGTGATGGATGTGAAAATTACAAACGCATGTACTGTATAGATGAGCCAGCACCGCCCTTTTGCATAATGGACAGTTATACCAAGCCAGCAATTAACAGGTGCTTAGCACTTGCAGCATGTAGATATAAATAACGGGAATAAAATGCCGGATAACGGTCAGGCATTTACGCGACTGCTGTGTACGGCAGCAGCAATCTCTTTAATCAGCAAAGGATCTTTTTCGATGGCATTGCCCACCACAATCACATCGGCTCCGGCTTTGCAATTGCGATATGCTTTTTCGGGCTCGGTGATGCCGCCACCAATAATGAGCGGCGCTTCAATGGTACCAGCCACTTTTTCAATCATGCTTTCGGTAATGGGCTTTCGGGCACCGCTGCCGGCATCCATATAAATAAGCTTCATGCCCAGCATTTCGCCGGCCATGGCAGTACACATGGCAATCTCATTTTTATCGGCAGGTATGGGTGCTGCATTTGAAATGTAGGATACCGTTGTTGGCGCACCACCATCAATCACCATGTAGCCGGTGGGCATTATTTCGAGGCCGCTTTGTTTTACTACCGGTGCACTGATCACATGCTGGCCAATGAGCAACTCCGGATTGCGACCACTGATGAGGCTGAGGTACAACAATGCATCGGCATACTTGCTTACCTGACTGGGGCTACCGGGAAAAAGAATAACGGGAATGTCGGTTTGTGCCTTGATGTGCTGTACACAATCATCCAAATGGTTGCTGATGACCAGACTGCCTCCCAGCAAAAAATAATCGACCCTCGCATCCATAGCCAACCGCACCAGCTCATCGAGACCGCTGCGGTTCACTTTATCGGGATCTATCAGCACGGCAAAACTCTTTTGGCCTTTCTGCTTCCTCTCTACAAATATGTCGTACAGCCTGTGCTTCATTCGCATTGAGTGTGCAACAAAAATGCAATAAAAAACGGGACGGCTAACCTTCCCCCTCAATTTTCTTTACCCAAAGCCCCAACAACCCACTGAAATTCAGTGCTGCTAACAGCAAAGGCTTACTGCTGCCAACGGTCTTTTCCCCAATGCTTTATTAATATTTGGTGGCGGTGCTGGGTTTGGCGTTTAAATTGTACAAGCAAACCCATGATGCGTTATTTTTTCCTTACCCTGATGATGAGCCTGCTGCTGCAGGCGGCTTCGGCACAGTATGTCATTACCGGCAGCTGGTATGGCCGCGGCGAATCGAAAGCCGGCCTCACCTACAACACTTACCTCTGCGAACTCATTTTGCTGAAAAAAGGCAACAACATTACCGGTACCCTCAATTACTTTTTTGGCCAGCACGAATACAGCACCAAGGTGAGCGGTGTGTACTGGCCCGAATCGGGCACCATCGAGTTCAAACCTTTTAAGCTCATCAGCTTTTTTGCCAAAGACAACAATGCCCCCGATTGCCAAATGGATGGCTCCCTCACCCTTTATACCCATGGGCCCGACAGTGTACTCTACGGCCAGCTCAACCCGCTGGAAAACTACCGCTATGGCTGCCCCATAATTAATATCAGCCTGCAAAAAGCCAAGCCCCAACCCACGGCCAGCCTCAAAAAAACACAGGCGGGTGCTGTAGCCGCCATTCCTGTAATAGCCGCCAAAAATGCCGACACAGCTCTCAGCCAACAGCGGCAAGTGCCGGCATCCGTTTCAGCCCTGCAACAGCGAACTTTTGTAAAAGGCCAGCTGATTGAAGTGGATACTGATACCATTATGCTGCACCTGTACGACAATGGCAAAATGGATTTCGATACGGTGTCGGTTTTCTTCAACCGGCAGCCGGTGGCCGAGCACAAACTACTGGGCCTCACCCCCATAGAAATTCCATTGGTACTCGCCGCCGGCGAAAATGAAATAGCCCTTTTTGCCGAAAACCTGGGCGAAATACCGCCCAATACCGCCCTCTGCATTGTATATGCCGGCACCCAGCGGTACGACCTCAACCTCTCCAGTAGCCTCGCCACCAACGGTACCATCCGCATCAAACGCAAGGCCCCGAGGTAACGTAAAGCACCCATCCTGCTGACAATTATCATAGCAGTTCGCAGGCAACTAAACTTTATTTGTAAAAGTCTGTTTAACCGATTGCTTGAATTCTCAGC
The Phnomibacter ginsenosidimutans genome window above contains:
- a CDS encoding SRPBCC domain-containing protein, producing the protein MQTLSFSIDINAAPETVWFVLWNDLLYRKWTTAFCEGSYAVSTWQPGSRIHFLSPGGRGMYADIVEMEAPRSMRFKHLGEIVDFEETTPPENWSDNIEAYQLEATAAGTKLHVSVDTLEAYCGPFEDMFPKALEIVKALSEDFQIHISTHVLADIETVWQCFTQPEHVTQWNQASDDWHTPHAEADLRVGGSFTHRMEAKDGSMGFDFIGTFDVVEPFTRLAYHMEDGRKVNVTFTETDTGTQVHEAFDPEYENSFELQYAGWGAILESFRQYTEGQHE
- a CDS encoding APC family permease, whose product is MKTTPRTLGLATAISLVVANMVGSGIYTSLGFQLQNMQSLFAVLMLWVVGGLVALCGSLVYGELGAAFPQNGGEYNFLSQLYSPLLGFLSGWISAIVGFAAPVAAVCIALGNYLHSVFPTLPVLTTAVLALLCITAIHAYKTSLGARFQQISTLLNVGVMLLLIISGLSVMHPQTINVAPSKAGWQEIFSNPNFVTNLYWVSYAYTGWNAASYIAGEIKQPGRNLPLALIIGSVLVMLLYLCINYAFLYAAPVSALQGQLEVGFVAAQYMLGSNGAQLFGIIISISLISTISAMTFAGPRVTARLGHEVQALQVLGRINRHGVPGIAIVAQSLIALVLVLFNQFQLVIDIIGFTLSLSTSLTVAGVFILRRKHAHLQPAYRTWGYPVTPILFLLINAWILYYGFMQKWQASLGGLLIIVLGAGLWWWNKKSGTPTSIPPNKG
- a CDS encoding prohibitin family protein gives rise to the protein MKQLLTLVLPLITLSSCVTVKQNEVGVKRRTGTIEDKVRSSGMYTVGPWSSIIKVPISTINLATNADLPTKEGLTVQSEMSILYRIDRAKIPDLLRNVGENYEEVVISPVFRSVVRDVSARFNAKDLHTAERANIEKTMQADMAKYLEPRGIIVEGVLLKSVKLPKELTMAIEERLRAEQEAFRMQFVLDREKQEAERKKLEAAGIRDAQKIISEGLNPLLIQWRAIEAFKELSKSNNAKVIITDGKSPFLMQADPVVSGKSPAVSQ
- a CDS encoding geranylgeranylglyceryl/heptaprenylglyceryl phosphate synthase, which encodes MKHRLYDIFVERKQKGQKSFAVLIDPDKVNRSGLDELVRLAMDARVDYFLLGGSLVISNHLDDCVQHIKAQTDIPVILFPGSPSQVSKYADALLYLSLISGRNPELLIGQHVISAPVVKQSGLEIMPTGYMVIDGGAPTTVSYISNAAPIPADKNEIAMCTAMAGEMLGMKLIYMDAGSGARKPITESMIEKVAGTIEAPLIIGGGITEPEKAYRNCKAGADVIVVGNAIEKDPLLIKEIAAAVHSSRVNA